The proteins below come from a single Streptococcus canis genomic window:
- a CDS encoding NADPH-dependent FMN reductase, with protein MVKGLVFILGSLRQGSNSPKVAAAVEVLFSEDMIVKEIPIADLPLYHLDLDEGDVPESYTRFCQAVKEQDYHSRISLQLTRSNENTIDMGSRPLVDGVFDGKPNLIVSHSTGNVLGFGANHQLRQSLVFLNVPVLAQPECYLVQAG; from the coding sequence ATGGTTAAAGGTCTTGTTTTTATTCTTGGTAGCTTACGCCAAGGTTCAAATTCTCCAAAAGTAGCAGCTGCTGTTGAAGTTTTATTCTCAGAGGACATGATTGTTAAGGAGATTCCTATTGCTGACTTACCCCTTTATCATCTAGACCTTGATGAAGGAGATGTGCCTGAAAGTTACACTCGTTTTTGTCAGGCTGTGAAAGAACAAGATTATCACAGCAGAATATCATTGCAGCTCACCAGAAGCAATGAAAATACCATTGATATGGGCTCTCGTCCTCTAGTAGATGGTGTTTTTGATGGCAAACCAAACCTTATTGTGTCCCACTCTACTGGGAATGTCTTAGGTTTTGGTGCCAATCACCAATTGCGTCAAAGTTTGGTTTTCTTAAATGTCCCTGTCTTAGCGCAACCAGAATGCTACTTGGTACAAGCTGGTTAG
- a CDS encoding GNAT family N-acetyltransferase, which produces MVIRRIQLSDQAAFEKFQAMLLAEKAAGNPFVETKKVVDFPAFVAKSKRFETQTDHPDWSTSTNYYYFLDDELVARIGCRWQLEKGDLERFGGHIGYVTRPDYRGQGIMTELLLFALECYRKRGILRVLITANRYNIASRRTIEKVGGILEDIVQVPMDYNVSSLAGQELARYWIMLGEK; this is translated from the coding sequence ATGGTAATACGTCGCATTCAGTTAAGTGACCAAGCAGCTTTTGAAAAGTTTCAAGCTATGTTATTAGCAGAAAAAGCTGCTGGAAATCCTTTTGTTGAAACTAAAAAGGTCGTTGATTTTCCAGCTTTTGTTGCTAAATCTAAACGGTTTGAAACGCAAACAGATCATCCGGATTGGTCTACTAGTACGAATTATTATTATTTTCTAGATGATGAGTTGGTGGCTCGTATTGGTTGCCGCTGGCAGTTGGAAAAGGGAGATTTGGAAAGGTTTGGAGGACATATTGGTTACGTGACACGACCAGATTACCGTGGACAGGGAATTATGACAGAGTTACTACTCTTTGCATTAGAATGTTATCGGAAAAGAGGGATTTTGCGAGTCCTTATCACGGCAAACCGTTATAATATCGCTAGTCGGCGAACCATTGAAAAAGTAGGAGGTATCTTAGAAGATATTGTTCAGGTACCTATGGATTACAACGTGTCATCACTGGCAGGTCAAGAACTTGCCCGTTATTGGATTATGTTAGGAGAAAAGTAG
- a CDS encoding HAD-IA family hydrolase: MTVHFIWDFDGTLVESSQAIREVLALLYQTYHLPFDEDWVMTFIIQESIGDLLQKLAREEGLSAKDLLAFFNREQEARDDMIRAMPGAKAVLEKTSQNGIKHYVLTHKGATTSPVLERLGIAAYFEEVVTAANGFKRKPDPEALHYLIEKYQMTKAHTYYIGDRPLDQQAAENAGIQSLNLSCPSNHINQHIDDLMAILDLLPDMLDVSTESLESLTVR, encoded by the coding sequence GTGACTGTTCATTTTATTTGGGATTTTGATGGAACTTTAGTGGAGTCTAGTCAAGCGATTAGAGAAGTGTTAGCTTTGCTTTATCAGACCTATCATTTGCCTTTTGATGAGGATTGGGTCATGACCTTCATTATCCAAGAATCGATTGGGGATTTATTGCAGAAATTGGCAAGAGAAGAAGGCCTATCTGCTAAGGACTTGTTGGCTTTTTTCAATCGAGAACAAGAAGCGCGTGATGATATGATTAGGGCAATGCCAGGTGCCAAAGCCGTTTTGGAAAAAACGTCTCAAAATGGTATCAAGCATTATGTTCTGACGCATAAAGGAGCAACGACCTCTCCTGTTTTAGAGCGTTTAGGAATAGCAGCCTATTTTGAGGAAGTGGTGACAGCTGCAAATGGGTTTAAACGTAAACCAGATCCAGAGGCTCTCCATTACCTGATTGAAAAGTATCAGATGACTAAAGCGCACACCTACTACATTGGGGATAGACCTTTGGATCAGCAGGCTGCCGAAAATGCAGGCATACAATCTTTGAATCTGTCTTGTCCAAGTAATCACATCAACCAGCACATTGATGACTTGATGGCTATTTTAGATCTTTTGCCAGACATGCTTGATGTCTCAACGGAGTCTTTGGAGAGCTTGACTGTTAGGTAG
- a CDS encoding L-lactate MFS transporter — protein sequence MKKTNRYVVATAGVLLHLMLGSTYAWSVYRNPIMQETGWDQATVAFAFSLAIFCLGLSAAFMGTLVEKFGPRVTGSLSAVLYASGNILTGLAIDRQEVWLLYLGYGIIGGLGLGAGYITPVSTIIKWFPDKRGLATGLAIMGFGFASLLTSPVAQWLIVSKGLVTAFYGLGVVYLVVMLLASQFIKKPTDCELASLMAQSTRSNNDLTKGMTAKEALKTKFFYLLWAILFINIACGLGLISVVAPMAQDLAGMSPETAAVVVGLMGIFNGVGRLLWAGLSDYIGRPLTVALLFLVNIAMTSCLIFLHQPFFFVVAMAILMTCYGAGFSLIPPYLSDLFGAKELATLHGYILTAWAMAALIGPMLLSLTFEWTQSYLFTLQVFILLYVLALGLTIWLKRSTNH from the coding sequence GTGAAAAAAACAAACCGTTATGTGGTTGCGACAGCAGGTGTTCTGCTTCATTTAATGCTAGGATCAACCTATGCTTGGAGTGTTTATCGAAATCCAATTATGCAAGAAACAGGTTGGGATCAAGCAACTGTTGCTTTTGCTTTTTCTCTGGCCATTTTTTGTTTAGGCTTGTCAGCGGCTTTTATGGGCACCTTAGTTGAAAAATTTGGTCCTCGTGTAACAGGAAGTTTGTCTGCTGTTCTCTATGCGTCAGGAAATATATTGACTGGTTTAGCTATTGATCGTCAAGAAGTTTGGCTTTTATATCTGGGCTATGGAATTATTGGAGGTCTGGGTCTCGGGGCTGGCTATATTACACCAGTATCCACTATCATCAAATGGTTTCCAGATAAAAGAGGTTTGGCAACTGGTTTAGCGATTATGGGATTTGGTTTTGCCTCATTGCTGACGAGTCCAGTTGCACAATGGCTGATTGTTAGTAAAGGACTAGTGACTGCTTTTTATGGATTAGGTGTCGTTTATCTTGTGGTGATGTTGCTAGCCTCTCAGTTTATTAAAAAACCAACAGATTGTGAATTAGCAAGCCTGATGGCGCAAAGCACAAGGAGCAACAATGATTTGACCAAGGGAATGACTGCTAAAGAGGCTCTAAAAACCAAGTTCTTTTACCTTCTTTGGGCGATTTTATTTATTAATATTGCTTGTGGACTAGGTCTGATTTCAGTTGTTGCACCAATGGCTCAAGACCTAGCTGGCATGAGTCCAGAAACAGCAGCTGTTGTGGTAGGGCTGATGGGAATCTTTAATGGGGTTGGTCGCCTTTTGTGGGCTGGTCTATCAGATTATATCGGACGTCCCTTAACGGTTGCGCTCTTATTTTTGGTCAATATCGCCATGACAAGCTGCCTTATTTTTCTTCACCAGCCCTTCTTTTTTGTTGTGGCTATGGCAATACTGATGACTTGTTATGGTGCGGGCTTCTCTTTGATTCCGCCCTATCTTAGTGATCTGTTTGGCGCTAAAGAGCTGGCAACATTACACGGTTATATTTTGACTGCCTGGGCAATGGCTGCGCTGATTGGCCCTATGTTATTATCATTGACGTTTGAATGGACTCAAAGTTACCTTTTTACCTTACAGGTCTTCATTCTCCTATATGTACTGGCTTTAGGTTTAACCATCTGGTTGAAAAGGTCAACCAATCACTAA
- a CDS encoding O-methyltransferase — MVKSYSKNANHNMRRPVVKEEIVHYMRTRQKQTTGFLAELEQFARQENIPIIQHEVVAYFRFLLQSLQPKHILEIGTAIGFSALLMAENAPDATIVTIDRNPEMIGFAKENFAKYDSRQQISLLEGDAADILSTLEGSFDFVFMDSAKSKYIVFLPEILKRLRVGGVIVLDDIFQGGDIAKPIEEIRRGQRTIYRGLQALFDATLDHPDLTASLVPLSDGLLMIRKNQANITLSD; from the coding sequence ATGGTTAAATCATATAGTAAAAATGCAAATCACAACATGCGTCGTCCTGTGGTGAAAGAAGAAATTGTTCATTATATGCGGACACGTCAGAAACAAACTACAGGCTTTTTAGCAGAATTGGAGCAATTTGCCAGACAAGAAAATATTCCCATTATCCAACATGAAGTAGTGGCTTATTTTAGATTTTTATTGCAGAGCCTGCAGCCAAAACACATTTTGGAGATTGGGACAGCTATTGGCTTTTCTGCGCTTTTGATGGCTGAAAATGCACCAGATGCCACTATTGTGACCATTGATCGAAATCCTGAAATGATTGGCTTTGCTAAGGAAAATTTTGCCAAATATGACAGTCGCCAGCAAATTAGCTTGCTGGAAGGAGATGCAGCGGATATTTTATCCACCCTTGAAGGAAGCTTTGATTTTGTGTTTATGGATTCTGCTAAGTCAAAATACATTGTTTTTCTTCCAGAGATTTTAAAGCGGTTAAGAGTGGGTGGGGTGATTGTGTTAGATGATATTTTCCAAGGCGGTGATATTGCTAAGCCTATTGAAGAAATCCGTCGTGGGCAGCGTACCATTTACCGTGGGTTGCAAGCCTTGTTTGATGCAACCTTAGATCATCCTGATTTGACTGCAAGCCTCGTCCCCCTTAGCGATGGCCTTTTGATGATTCGTAAAAATCAAGCAAATATTACTTTATCGGATTAA
- the prsA gene encoding peptidylprolyl isomerase PrsA — protein sequence MKKSNRLVAGIVTLASVMTLAACQSTNDNTKVISMKGDTISVSDFYNETKHTEVSQKAMLNLVISRVFEAQYGDKVSNKEVEKAYNKTADQYASSFSAALAQSGLTPESYKGQIRSSKLVEYAVREAAKKELTTEEYKKAYESYTPTMTAEVVTLDSEEKAKSVLEELKAEGADFAAIAKEKTTAAEKKVVYKFDSGATTLPEDVVKAASGLKEGDMSEVISVLDPTTYQSKFYIVKVTKKAEKKANWKVYKKRLKAIILAEKTRDINFQNKIIAKALDKANVKIKDRAFANILAQYANLDKKAKSSSSNSATPKPSEEKPASESTETSQPQEEQSEATPAEGTTDSQTSESAAQ from the coding sequence ATGAAAAAATCAAATAGACTTGTTGCTGGTATCGTAACCTTAGCATCAGTAATGACTTTAGCGGCTTGTCAATCAACTAACGATAATACCAAAGTCATCTCAATGAAAGGTGATACTATTAGTGTTAGTGACTTCTACAATGAAACCAAGCACACAGAAGTTTCTCAAAAAGCCATGTTAAATCTTGTGATTAGTCGTGTTTTTGAAGCGCAATATGGCGATAAAGTTTCTAATAAAGAAGTTGAAAAAGCTTATAATAAAACTGCTGATCAGTATGCAAGTTCTTTCTCTGCCGCATTGGCTCAGTCTGGTTTAACACCAGAGTCTTATAAAGGTCAGATTCGATCATCAAAATTAGTGGAGTATGCTGTGCGAGAAGCAGCTAAAAAAGAATTAACCACTGAAGAATACAAAAAAGCTTACGAGTCATATACCCCGACCATGACAGCAGAAGTGGTTACCCTTGACAGTGAAGAAAAAGCTAAGTCTGTCTTGGAAGAACTAAAAGCTGAAGGTGCAGATTTTGCTGCGATTGCTAAAGAAAAAACAACAGCTGCTGAGAAAAAGGTTGTCTACAAATTTGATTCAGGAGCTACAACTTTACCAGAGGACGTTGTTAAGGCAGCTTCAGGTCTAAAAGAAGGTGACATGTCAGAAGTTATTTCTGTCTTGGACCCTACCACTTATCAAAGTAAATTCTACATTGTTAAAGTGACCAAGAAAGCTGAGAAAAAAGCTAACTGGAAAGTTTATAAAAAACGTTTGAAAGCTATCATTTTAGCTGAAAAAACAAGAGACATAAACTTCCAAAACAAAATTATCGCTAAAGCTTTAGACAAAGCTAATGTTAAAATTAAGGACAGAGCCTTTGCTAATATCTTAGCGCAATACGCTAATCTTGATAAAAAAGCAAAATCATCAAGTTCCAACTCAGCAACTCCAAAACCATCAGAAGAAAAACCTGCTTCAGAATCAACAGAAACTAGTCAGCCACAAGAAGAACAATCTGAAGCAACACCAGCCGAAGGAACTACTGATTCTCAAACAAGCGAATCAGCCGCTCAATAA